Proteins found in one Candidatus Omnitrophota bacterium genomic segment:
- the rnpA gene encoding ribonuclease P protein component: protein MISDETFRKKEHILKSREFRAVYKKGRSFRKNGFILSIMPNGLAYNRMGFSISSANVRRACIRNRIRRSFREVYRKNKPIFKPAFDMVVIVRKGPEKKFLRKEIGCVFLALAKEAGILL from the coding sequence ATGATCTCCGACGAGACTTTCAGGAAAAAAGAGCATATTTTAAAGTCGAGGGAGTTCAGGGCGGTATATAAAAAAGGCAGGTCTTTCAGAAAAAACGGTTTCATTCTGTCGATAATGCCCAACGGCTTAGCCTACAACCGTATGGGTTTTTCGATAAGTTCCGCGAATGTAAGGCGAGCCTGCATTCGCAATCGCATCCGCAGGTCTTTCCGCGAAGTTTATAGAAAAAATAAACCGATCTTCAAACCGGCCTTTGATATGGTAGTGATCGTAAGGAAGGGCCCCGAAAAGAAGTTTTTGCGTAAGGAGATCGGTTGTGTTTTTTTAGCATTGGCGAAAGAAGCCGGGATTCTGCTATGA
- the rpmH gene encoding 50S ribosomal protein L34, with protein MKYGLKPKSNIKRKKKHGFRKRMKDRWGREVLKRRRRKGRHKLTV; from the coding sequence ATGAAATATGGCCTAAAGCCCAAATCCAATATCAAGAGAAAGAAAAAACACGGATTTAGAAAAAGAATGAAGGACCGCTGGGGCAGGGAAGTATTAAAGAGACGAAGGAGAAAAGGCCGCCATAAGCTTACCGTATGA
- the dnaA gene encoding chromosomal replication initiator protein DnaA, whose product MSDSGSVWTKALDIIRKELDNEQTFNIWFSPIKCSSCTSEKMILEVPNKFFQDWLLNRYMDVLNSGARKACGAEIKIEFIFGADESANTEIEAAKKEETKKEVKGFWPFSKHAPDHARELGLDPKYTFDSFVIGSSNRFAHAAAMAVSDSPAKAYNPLFIYGGTGLGKTHLMHAIGDRVLAKSPKTKVLYISSEDFTNQMISAIQNRSMIKFREKYRSVDILLIDDVHFIAGKDSTQEEFFHTFNTLYDAHKQIVVTSDRPPKEINKLEERLVSRFLYGLVTDVQPPDFETRIAILKRKSEIAALTLPEDVFYFLAEKVKTNIRELEGALIRVVAYSKLIGKEVSVDLAKEVLKDMIIEGEKKITIDLIQKKVSEYFDIKLSDMRAKKRSKAIAYPRQVAMYLARQLTDYSLPEIGDQFGGRDHTTVIHACTKVEGDLKSKDGFKVLLGRLIESIKG is encoded by the coding sequence ATGAGCGATTCCGGCAGCGTCTGGACAAAAGCACTGGATATTATCAGAAAAGAGCTCGATAATGAGCAGACGTTCAATATCTGGTTCAGCCCTATCAAGTGTTCCTCGTGTACGTCGGAGAAAATGATCCTGGAGGTGCCAAACAAGTTTTTCCAGGACTGGTTATTGAACAGATATATGGATGTCCTGAATTCCGGCGCCAGGAAAGCCTGCGGCGCGGAAATCAAGATAGAATTTATCTTCGGTGCCGACGAGTCGGCCAACACGGAAATCGAGGCGGCAAAGAAAGAGGAGACGAAAAAAGAAGTTAAAGGTTTTTGGCCGTTTTCGAAACACGCTCCGGACCACGCCAGAGAACTGGGGCTCGACCCCAAGTATACATTCGATAGTTTTGTTATCGGGTCTTCCAACCGCTTTGCCCATGCCGCGGCCATGGCGGTCTCCGATTCTCCGGCGAAAGCCTATAATCCTCTCTTTATATACGGCGGCACAGGGCTGGGTAAGACGCATCTTATGCACGCCATAGGGGATCGTGTTCTCGCGAAGAGCCCAAAGACAAAAGTCCTGTACATTTCGAGCGAGGACTTCACCAACCAGATGATAAGCGCCATCCAAAACCGATCGATGATCAAGTTCAGGGAGAAGTACCGCAGCGTCGATATCCTTCTGATAGACGATGTGCATTTCATCGCCGGCAAAGATTCCACGCAGGAAGAGTTCTTCCATACTTTTAACACTTTATACGACGCGCACAAACAGATCGTCGTGACGAGCGACCGCCCCCCGAAGGAGATAAACAAGCTGGAGGAACGGCTCGTATCCAGGTTTTTGTACGGACTCGTGACGGATGTCCAGCCGCCTGATTTTGAGACGAGGATAGCTATATTAAAGAGGAAGTCCGAAATAGCGGCATTGACTCTGCCTGAAGATGTTTTTTATTTTCTTGCGGAAAAGGTTAAGACCAATATCAGGGAGCTGGAGGGCGCGCTTATACGTGTGGTCGCATATTCGAAGCTTATAGGAAAAGAGGTCTCCGTCGACCTCGCTAAGGAAGTGTTGAAGGACATGATCATAGAGGGTGAGAAGAAGATCACCATAGACCTTATACAAAAGAAGGTGAGCGAGTATTTCGATATAAAACTTTCCGATATGAGAGCGAAGAAGCGCTCGAAGGCAATAGCATACCCGCGTCAGGTGGCGATGTATCTCGCCAGGCAGCTCACTGATTATTCACTTCCGGAGATAGGAGACCAGTTTGGGGGGCGCGACCATACTACGGTAATACACGCCTGCACTAAAGTGGAAGGTGATTTAAAGAGTAAAGACGGTTTTAAGGTTTTGTTGGGGCGATTAATAGAAAGTATTAAAGGATAA
- the dnaN gene encoding DNA polymerase III subunit beta, whose protein sequence is MKFTAPKDVLLKGIQSVQTVIDSKAVQPILSHILIKAATDNLILTATDFNVGIITTIPVKPSIIGAITVPAKKFSEIIKELPDGEAISISVKKNNIINIECGNSNFKIMGLSEEEFSKPPEFKDKNYVTLKQSRLKMMLRRTGFATGHDEIRHVLNGILFVLKPSGLRLVATDGRCLAMTEEKMQLPKTLEGKFILPSKAVAELDRILADDGEVRMSVAEKQVMFDTGVTKLVSRLIEGDFPNYERVIPEETKEKITVSRQALLAAIKRVALFTSPDSMFVRVDAAKDKMVLSKSDPHTGEARVELTAQYKGKELSIGFNPDYLISLLKNVDQETIALELVDAEKPGVVRIADEYVYVVMPRQPS, encoded by the coding sequence ATGAAATTTACCGCGCCTAAGGATGTGCTGTTAAAAGGTATACAGAGCGTGCAGACGGTGATAGATTCGAAAGCGGTACAGCCGATACTGTCACATATACTGATAAAAGCCGCAACAGACAACTTAATATTAACAGCAACGGATTTCAATGTGGGGATAATAACCACGATCCCCGTAAAACCATCGATAATCGGGGCGATAACGGTGCCGGCGAAAAAATTTTCGGAGATAATTAAGGAGCTGCCGGACGGCGAGGCTATTTCGATATCGGTAAAGAAGAATAATATCATCAACATAGAGTGTGGCAATAGCAACTTCAAAATAATGGGGCTGTCGGAAGAGGAATTTTCCAAGCCGCCCGAATTCAAAGACAAAAATTATGTAACATTAAAACAATCCAGGTTAAAGATGATGCTCCGCAGGACAGGTTTTGCGACGGGCCACGACGAGATAAGGCACGTGTTGAACGGGATATTGTTTGTGTTGAAACCCTCAGGTTTAAGGCTCGTGGCGACCGACGGAAGATGCCTTGCCATGACGGAAGAAAAGATGCAGCTTCCGAAAACGCTCGAGGGGAAATTTATATTACCGTCGAAAGCTGTAGCTGAGCTCGACAGGATCCTGGCCGACGACGGAGAGGTGAGGATGTCGGTGGCGGAGAAGCAGGTGATGTTCGATACCGGGGTGACGAAGCTGGTCTCCAGGCTCATCGAGGGCGACTTTCCTAACTATGAACGCGTGATCCCTGAAGAGACGAAAGAAAAGATAACCGTCTCCAGGCAGGCTCTTCTGGCGGCCATAAAACGCGTCGCGCTCTTCACAAGCCCCGACTCGATGTTCGTCAGGGTGGATGCGGCCAAGGACAAGATGGTTTTATCGAAGAGTGACCCTCATACGGGAGAAGCTCGCGTAGAGTTAACGGCGCAGTATAAAGGAAAAGAGCTGTCGATCGGGTTCAACCCCGATTATCTTATAAGCTTATTGAAGAATGTGGACCAGGAGACGATAGCCCTGGAGCTCGTCGACGCAGAGAAGCCGGGCGTTGTGAGGATCGCGGATGAGTATGTCTATGTGGTCATGCCCAGACAGCCAAGCTAA
- a CDS encoding DciA family protein, protein MWSCPDSQAKGGNKGAEHFSQLINKVIEGLSGKERLGEEEIEAAWRRAAGDAAARHSKPVSFKKASLIVSVASSSWLYELTVRKKEIMKMLEAELKGKKIKELRFRIGDIKDTK, encoded by the coding sequence ATGTGGTCATGCCCAGACAGCCAAGCTAAGGGCGGCAACAAAGGCGCGGAACATTTCAGCCAGCTCATAAATAAAGTTATAGAGGGGCTGAGCGGTAAAGAGCGCCTCGGCGAAGAGGAGATAGAGGCCGCCTGGAGAAGAGCCGCCGGGGATGCGGCCGCCAGGCATTCGAAGCCCGTCTCGTTTAAGAAAGCGAGCCTTATCGTGAGCGTGGCAAGCTCCAGCTGGCTGTACGAGCTGACCGTACGGAAAAAAGAGATAATGAAGATGCTGGAAGCGGAATTAAAAGGGAAAAAAATTAAAGAATTAAGGTTTCGAATAGGCGATATAAAGGATACCAAATGA